A genomic region of Zingiber officinale cultivar Zhangliang unplaced genomic scaffold, Zo_v1.1 ctg240, whole genome shotgun sequence contains the following coding sequences:
- the LOC122037166 gene encoding calmodulin-1-like: protein MADKLTDNQIAEFKEAFSLFDKDGDGSITTKELGTVMRSLGQNPTEAELQDMINEVDADGNGTIDFPEFLNLMARKMKDTDSEEELKEAFRVFDKDQNGFISAAELRHVMTNLGEKLTDEEVDEMIREADVDGDGQINYEEFVKVMMAK from the exons ATGGCGGACAAGCTCACCGACAACCAGATCGCAGAGTTCAAGGAGGCATTCAGCTTGTTCGACAAGGACGGCGACG GCAGCATCACCACTAAGGAACTTGGGACGGTGATGCGTTCCTTGGGTCAGAACCCAACTGAGGCTGAATTGCAAGACATGATAAATGAGGTTGATGCAGACGGCAACGGTACGATTGATTTTCCAGAGTTTCTTAATTTGATGGCCCGCAAGATGAAGGATACAGATTCAGAGGAAGAGTTGAAGGAAGCTTTCCGTGTATTTGACAAGGACCAGAATGGTTTCATCTCAGCAGCTGAACTTCGTCATGTGATGACCAACCTGGGAGAAAAGCTTACGGACGAGGAGGTCGACGAAATGATTCGTGAAGCTGACGTTGACGGAGACGGTCAGATTAACTATGAGGAATTTGTTAAGGTCATGATGGCCAAGTGA